One Halobacteriovorax sp. GB3 genomic window carries:
- the dnaX gene encoding DNA polymerase III subunit gamma/tau: MSYQVLARKWRPKKFEEVVGQSHIAKSLQNALKRNQIGHAYILTGTRGIGKTTIARIFAKALRCEQRQEDSNPCGTCNSCLDFDSQSSMNVIEIDGASNNSVDDIRDLISNVQYLPTVGEYKVYIIDEVHMLSTSAFNALLKTLEEPPKHAVFILATTEPEKLLGTVLSRCQRFDFRNATLIDLVGHVKKIAEKEGIQFENDELIQTICIQGNGSFRDTLSLVDQVLSFSEDKVVSEEVVAMALGIAKTSAVLTLINNMFAGQDQQACDLVEKFISENISTKNILSSILSKLFDQIKDHQLPEGISQAEALWVYESLAKDANWILDSLLPPKSLQIVVKKISLRRSFFTEGATLSGQVATADSQKKTLNNSPVEKQETLSTDEAIESTPQVEVSDVNPSTENNVVKEQEPSPVEEVTEQEATPSIDIRHKIQEAMEEESTEEIQVDQPVVAPVEEVVLESGEKSWEGFLKSLAKISPAAASNLEQGNLVTPINVTELQVSVDFAYSVDGKVFYDYMIEDESQKKLVDNLKKYFGCDDVHLSITLLDDEKADEANFISRAAIKEEEEQKVHDNKRDEILNDPIIQNAQDIFSAKVDKVIVDKK; the protein is encoded by the coding sequence ATGTCATATCAAGTTCTTGCAAGAAAATGGCGTCCAAAGAAATTTGAAGAAGTTGTAGGGCAATCTCATATTGCTAAGTCACTTCAAAACGCTCTTAAAAGAAATCAGATTGGACATGCATATATTCTTACTGGAACAAGAGGGATTGGTAAGACGACAATTGCTCGTATTTTTGCCAAGGCCTTAAGATGTGAGCAGAGACAGGAAGATTCTAATCCATGCGGAACTTGTAATTCTTGCTTAGATTTTGATTCTCAATCTTCAATGAACGTCATTGAGATTGACGGTGCTTCAAATAACTCAGTAGATGACATTAGAGATTTAATTAGTAACGTTCAATACCTGCCTACTGTTGGTGAATATAAAGTTTATATCATTGATGAGGTTCACATGCTTTCAACGAGTGCGTTCAATGCACTTTTAAAAACGTTGGAAGAACCACCTAAGCATGCTGTTTTTATCTTAGCGACTACTGAACCCGAAAAATTACTCGGAACAGTTTTGTCTCGTTGTCAGCGTTTCGATTTTAGAAATGCAACACTTATAGACTTAGTAGGACATGTGAAAAAGATTGCCGAAAAAGAAGGCATTCAATTTGAAAATGATGAACTTATTCAAACTATTTGTATCCAAGGTAATGGCTCGTTTAGAGATACACTTTCTTTAGTGGATCAAGTTTTAAGTTTTAGTGAAGACAAGGTCGTTAGCGAAGAAGTTGTCGCGATGGCCCTTGGTATCGCTAAGACAAGCGCGGTTCTTACTTTGATAAACAATATGTTTGCTGGTCAAGACCAACAAGCATGTGATCTGGTAGAAAAGTTTATTTCAGAAAATATAAGTACTAAAAATATTTTATCTTCAATTCTTTCTAAGCTCTTTGATCAAATTAAAGATCATCAACTCCCTGAAGGAATTTCACAAGCAGAAGCTCTATGGGTGTATGAATCTCTTGCTAAGGATGCAAATTGGATTCTTGATTCTTTATTACCGCCTAAATCGTTACAGATAGTTGTTAAGAAGATCTCTTTGAGAAGATCTTTTTTTACTGAAGGAGCGACATTGAGTGGTCAAGTAGCAACAGCTGACTCTCAAAAAAAAACTCTAAATAATTCACCTGTTGAAAAGCAAGAAACACTATCAACTGATGAGGCCATTGAAAGTACACCTCAAGTTGAGGTCTCAGACGTGAATCCTTCTACTGAGAATAATGTAGTTAAAGAGCAAGAACCTTCTCCTGTTGAGGAAGTCACTGAGCAGGAAGCAACACCAAGTATTGATATTCGTCATAAAATTCAAGAGGCGATGGAAGAAGAATCAACAGAAGAAATTCAAGTTGATCAACCAGTTGTGGCTCCAGTTGAAGAAGTCGTGTTGGAAAGTGGTGAAAAATCTTGGGAAGGATTTTTAAAGTCTTTAGCAAAAATTTCACCTGCTGCTGCGTCTAATCTTGAGCAAGGAAACCTTGTAACACCTATCAATGTGACAGAGCTACAAGTATCAGTTGATTTTGCTTATTCTGTTGATGGCAAGGTCTTCTACGATTATATGATTGAAGATGAGTCACAAAAGAAACTTGTTGATAACTTAAAAAAATATTTTGGATGCGACGATGTTCATCTTTCAATAACACTGCTTGATGATGAAAAAGCTGATGAGGCAAATTTCATTTCAAGAGCAGCTATTAAAGAGGAAGAAGAACAAAAAGTGCACGATAATAAAAGAGATGAGATTTTAAATGATCCTATCATTCAAAATGCTCAAGATATTTTTAGTGCTAAAGTAGATAAAGTAATTGTTGATAAGAAATAA
- a CDS encoding NAD(P)/FAD-dependent oxidoreductase, producing the protein MVNKVVIVGGGFAGIAAAKQFSNTNFEVVLIDKKNHHLFQPLLYQVASAALSPADISAPIREILSDAKNIRVILDEVTSIDKENNKVICRSNKVLGYDHLILAPGARPSYFGKTKWKNFAPGLKTLEDALTIRNRILKSFEQCELERRDELNFVIVGAGPTGVELAGAFAEIAYDVLLKDFRHFDPSKTKIYLVEGGDHVLPAYKGELSRQAKELLEQLGVIVLANHFVSDIESDHVILSKGDEKIRINSNNVIWAAGNRVSPLIEGLNVEIDRMGRAIVNKDLSLKEYPNIYILGDAAHFVGKHEQVLPSLAPVASQQGRHVAKNIIDFKREPFRYLDKGSMATIGKFKAVMDFHGLKMAGLFAWLSWSIVHVLFLINFRNRFMVFVQWAFALLLHRKGVMIITERESTKSEKDD; encoded by the coding sequence ATGGTAAACAAAGTCGTGATCGTAGGTGGTGGTTTTGCTGGTATTGCAGCGGCAAAACAATTTTCAAATACAAATTTTGAAGTTGTCTTAATCGATAAGAAAAATCATCACTTGTTTCAACCTCTACTCTATCAAGTCGCTTCAGCTGCTCTCTCTCCGGCCGATATTTCTGCACCAATAAGAGAAATTCTTTCTGATGCAAAAAATATCAGAGTAATACTTGATGAGGTAACTTCAATCGATAAAGAGAATAACAAAGTTATTTGCCGATCGAATAAAGTTTTAGGCTACGACCATTTAATCCTCGCACCAGGTGCAAGGCCTTCTTACTTTGGTAAAACAAAGTGGAAGAACTTTGCTCCTGGACTGAAAACACTAGAAGATGCACTGACAATTAGAAATAGAATTTTAAAGTCATTTGAACAATGTGAATTAGAAAGAAGAGACGAGTTAAATTTCGTTATTGTTGGCGCAGGTCCAACGGGTGTGGAGCTTGCAGGAGCTTTTGCTGAAATCGCTTATGATGTGCTACTTAAAGACTTTAGGCACTTTGATCCAAGTAAAACAAAAATCTATCTTGTTGAAGGTGGAGATCACGTTCTACCTGCCTATAAGGGGGAGCTATCGAGGCAGGCTAAAGAGCTACTAGAGCAACTCGGAGTGATTGTACTTGCAAATCACTTTGTCAGCGATATTGAAAGTGATCATGTCATTTTGAGTAAAGGTGATGAGAAGATTAGAATAAATTCGAATAATGTTATTTGGGCAGCGGGAAATAGAGTATCACCTCTTATTGAAGGCCTTAATGTTGAAATTGATCGAATGGGACGTGCAATAGTTAATAAAGATCTTTCACTAAAAGAGTATCCGAATATCTATATCCTTGGTGATGCGGCTCACTTTGTTGGGAAACATGAACAAGTACTTCCCTCACTCGCTCCAGTTGCAAGTCAACAAGGTCGCCATGTGGCCAAGAATATTATTGATTTTAAGAGAGAGCCATTTAGATATTTGGACAAAGGAAGTATGGCCACAATCGGAAAGTTTAAGGCCGTGATGGATTTTCATGGACTAAAAATGGCCGGACTTTTTGCATGGCTTAGCTGGTCAATTGTCCACGTACTCTTCTTGATTAACTTCAGGAATCGCTTCATGGTTTTTGTGCAGTGGGCCTTCGCTCTTCTTCTTCACCGTAAGGGAGTTATGATCATTACAGAGAGAGAAAGTACAAAGAGTGAGAAAGATGATTAA
- a CDS encoding LysR family transcriptional regulator — protein MEIIEKTSFDRIYAFQIALTVLKEGSFISAAKRLGVSAPNITREIQKLEDYLGVKIFKRTTRSLSLTAEGKVAIDKARIILNELHDLEDHVQGSKIVHRGSLRITAPTTLGQSILSDIFADYQIDHPYIDIDLRLTDRILDPIEQDIDLSIRTAYQLNDSSLYVKKLGKLPRVIVASPRYLDKFKEPRSLESLSKHNCLHYMRGSSPFIWTFSKKGKTSHIHVQGTYKSNNLPSLIRASEMGVGILNIPRYLVEKQIKEGKLKILFKSWHLEGHNIFLLSSKKPSTSKRLSSLIEFIEKKLENVVK, from the coding sequence ATGGAAATAATAGAAAAAACATCATTTGATCGTATTTATGCCTTTCAAATCGCTCTAACAGTCTTAAAAGAGGGCTCTTTTATTTCGGCAGCTAAGAGGCTAGGAGTTTCTGCTCCGAATATTACTCGCGAAATTCAAAAGTTAGAGGATTATTTAGGAGTTAAGATCTTTAAGAGAACAACGCGTTCTTTAAGCCTTACGGCCGAGGGAAAAGTTGCCATCGATAAGGCGAGGATCATTTTAAATGAACTCCATGATCTAGAAGATCATGTTCAAGGCTCTAAGATTGTACACCGTGGTTCACTTCGAATTACAGCTCCAACAACTCTAGGCCAAAGTATACTCTCTGATATATTCGCTGATTATCAAATTGATCACCCCTATATCGACATTGACTTACGACTAACCGATCGCATTCTCGATCCTATTGAACAAGATATTGACCTCAGTATTCGAACAGCCTATCAACTTAACGATTCAAGTCTCTATGTAAAAAAACTAGGAAAGCTCCCAAGAGTAATCGTTGCTTCTCCTCGCTATCTGGATAAATTCAAAGAACCTCGAAGCTTAGAGTCACTTTCAAAGCACAACTGTCTTCACTATATGCGCGGATCATCTCCATTCATTTGGACTTTTTCTAAGAAAGGAAAAACTAGTCACATTCACGTACAAGGAACATATAAATCTAACAACCTTCCAAGCTTAATTAGGGCCTCGGAAATGGGAGTGGGTATTCTCAATATCCCACGTTACCTCGTTGAAAAACAAATCAAGGAAGGTAAGCTGAAGATTCTTTTTAAGTCTTGGCACCTAGAAGGACACAACATCTTTTTGCTCTCTAGCAAGAAACCGTCTACGAGCAAGAGGCTCTCTAGCTTGATTGAATTTATTGAAAAGAAGTTGGAGAATGTTGTTAAGTGA
- a CDS encoding nucleoside deaminase: MNFSEYKWHMTTALEEAEKAFREDEVPIGAVVTTGDGEVLAVAHNVKEKVNDPCGHAEILAIKKACQKQGDWRLSGCTLFVTLEPCPMCLSAMVQARVSKVVFGAYDAKGGALSLNYNLYKDQRLNHNFSVVGGIEHFKCSEILSTFFKAKRNKYKHKNSQK; encoded by the coding sequence TTGAATTTTTCCGAATACAAGTGGCATATGACTACGGCCCTCGAAGAAGCTGAAAAAGCATTTCGAGAAGATGAAGTCCCTATAGGGGCAGTTGTCACAACAGGTGATGGAGAAGTTCTCGCAGTTGCACATAATGTAAAAGAAAAAGTAAATGATCCATGCGGACATGCAGAAATACTCGCGATAAAGAAAGCTTGCCAAAAACAAGGGGACTGGAGACTTAGCGGATGCACTCTCTTTGTCACACTAGAGCCCTGCCCAATGTGTCTAAGTGCAATGGTGCAAGCGCGAGTTAGCAAAGTTGTTTTTGGTGCCTATGATGCCAAAGGCGGAGCCCTCAGTTTAAATTATAATCTATATAAAGATCAGCGTTTAAATCATAACTTTAGTGTTGTCGGTGGAATTGAACATTTTAAATGTTCTGAAATCCTCTCTACATTTTTTAAAGCAAAGAGAAATAAGTACAAGCATAAGAATTCTCAGAAGTAG
- a CDS encoding PilZ domain-containing protein, which translates to MIQFLEKINLRQDNDRIKILFWAVFALLALALFTKAFIYNNLILNMTKIVILVFYFNFTWKTLKRYYYTYWTMSGFLVVYLLYGLYESIFILSHYNLVYIHLLALIFISVQMYVLYSPIYYPMVSWWEYDFRYRTDLKMDVEFEGERFESRIVDLRRSALGIQSFKSFTLGEKVKIVYETASEEISFNCEIVSKRSYSIGRPYMYGLKIYENLSERSVEYDKLLKEWHSKKRLVRQQKFSKDVLN; encoded by the coding sequence ATGATCCAATTTCTAGAGAAAATTAATTTAAGACAAGATAATGACCGTATTAAGATCTTATTCTGGGCCGTCTTTGCATTGCTTGCCCTTGCTCTTTTTACTAAGGCCTTTATCTACAATAACCTCATTTTAAATATGACTAAGATTGTAATCTTAGTTTTTTATTTTAACTTCACTTGGAAAACCCTCAAGCGCTATTACTATACTTATTGGACAATGAGCGGTTTCTTGGTTGTATACCTATTGTATGGGCTCTATGAATCAATCTTTATTCTTTCCCATTACAATTTAGTTTATATTCACTTGCTTGCACTCATTTTTATCAGTGTTCAAATGTATGTCCTATACTCGCCTATTTATTATCCAATGGTGAGCTGGTGGGAATATGATTTTAGATATCGTACAGACTTGAAGATGGATGTTGAGTTTGAAGGTGAGAGATTTGAATCACGTATTGTCGATCTAAGGCGCTCTGCTCTAGGTATTCAAAGTTTTAAGAGCTTTACACTTGGAGAGAAAGTAAAAATTGTCTACGAAACAGCAAGTGAAGAGATTTCTTTTAATTGCGAGATTGTAAGTAAAAGAAGTTACTCGATTGGAAGGCCTTACATGTACGGGCTAAAAATATATGAAAATCTTAGTGAACGCAGTGTTGAATATGACAAGCTCCTTAAAGAATGGCACAGTAAGAAGAGACTGGTTAGGCAGCAGAAGTTTTCTAAGGATGTATTGAATTGA
- a CDS encoding hybrid sensor histidine kinase/response regulator, translating into MFKNWNKFNLRFFITLAIGGIVFIGISLVVFKEINEVNSKITVITEQEIPLANEIDSIVSTFNDNERILTKFSTEIQLNDKSQLPRAYVKKIEINNLLVKQNFLRAKDIVDKANINKESKEFAMLSLLTLEESFLDLESKINFTLNEVLLERDQKEKLNLLKEVEVSKTILARNIGYFKSEIQTILNSTTLELRTVVSSSFVYVIVLFGSYIICAGLILFYSFLYIFNPLSKTIGAIDLITQGKNHIKAFKKVKGNGLDHLISSIEKLYVNLKKTEKSLVDERNKALDSEKEKSQFLSVMSHEIRTPLNTIIGTTEILEECNINSDQRKLVESINRAGNNLLDIVNKVLDVSKIEAGEFELHEQIFNPREMIYEAVDLFKLKAKRKGISVHFFVDKNVPELLEGSDLHIKQIIVNLISNAVKFTEEGEVKISLLKVNEDKYRFQVVDSGVGIKEEYLSRIFTPFTQQDSSISVKYGGTGLGLSFCQKVLALMGSRIEVESKQNVGSKFYFDLELDEIIIRQEVKEEEINGLEKLKNITDANILIVDDSEDNINLLKLYFKPYKFNVDYAYNGKQAADMFNVKAYDVVVMDVQMPVMNGYDATRLIRKLEVEKSRTPCHIIALTAHAIASEKEKCFVAGCNEYLSKPVKKHELFDALFIGLQGIDSQYFQDLA; encoded by the coding sequence ATGTTTAAGAATTGGAACAAATTCAATTTACGCTTTTTCATCACTCTAGCTATAGGGGGAATTGTCTTTATTGGCATTTCCCTTGTAGTTTTCAAAGAAATTAATGAAGTTAATTCTAAAATTACAGTTATTACTGAACAAGAAATTCCTCTCGCTAATGAGATCGATAGTATTGTTTCGACTTTCAATGACAATGAGAGAATCTTAACAAAGTTTAGTACAGAAATTCAGCTCAATGATAAAAGCCAATTGCCACGTGCCTATGTAAAAAAAATTGAAATAAATAATCTTCTTGTTAAGCAAAACTTTTTAAGGGCGAAGGATATTGTTGATAAAGCTAATATCAATAAAGAAAGCAAAGAGTTTGCGATGCTTTCACTTTTAACACTTGAGGAATCATTTTTAGACTTAGAAAGTAAAATTAACTTCACATTGAATGAAGTTCTTTTAGAAAGGGATCAAAAAGAGAAATTAAATCTTTTAAAAGAAGTGGAAGTAAGTAAGACGATTCTTGCTAGAAATATAGGATATTTTAAATCAGAAATTCAAACGATTCTTAACAGTACTACTTTAGAGCTTCGAACAGTTGTTTCTAGTTCCTTTGTGTATGTCATCGTACTTTTTGGAAGTTACATAATTTGTGCAGGTCTAATTTTATTCTACTCTTTCTTATATATATTTAACCCACTATCGAAAACTATTGGCGCCATTGATTTGATTACTCAAGGAAAAAATCATATTAAGGCCTTTAAAAAAGTGAAAGGAAATGGTCTTGATCATCTTATTTCATCAATCGAAAAACTCTATGTGAACTTAAAGAAGACAGAAAAAAGTTTAGTCGATGAAAGAAATAAGGCACTGGATTCTGAAAAAGAAAAGTCACAATTTTTATCAGTGATGAGCCATGAAATTAGAACGCCCTTGAATACGATAATTGGTACGACAGAGATTCTTGAAGAGTGCAATATTAATAGTGATCAAAGGAAGCTCGTTGAGAGTATTAATCGCGCGGGAAATAATCTTCTCGATATCGTAAATAAAGTTCTTGATGTTAGTAAAATTGAAGCGGGAGAATTTGAACTTCATGAACAGATTTTCAATCCTCGTGAAATGATTTATGAAGCTGTTGATCTCTTTAAACTTAAGGCCAAGAGAAAAGGAATTAGTGTTCATTTCTTTGTCGATAAAAATGTACCAGAGTTATTAGAAGGTAGTGATCTTCATATTAAACAAATTATCGTTAATCTGATTAGTAATGCTGTTAAGTTTACAGAAGAAGGTGAGGTTAAAATCAGCCTTTTAAAAGTAAATGAAGATAAATATCGTTTCCAAGTCGTAGATTCTGGAGTTGGTATTAAAGAAGAATATTTATCGAGAATATTCACTCCTTTTACACAACAAGACTCCTCTATTTCAGTTAAGTACGGTGGAACCGGTCTTGGTTTGAGCTTTTGTCAGAAAGTTCTCGCTTTGATGGGCTCACGAATAGAAGTCGAGTCGAAACAAAATGTTGGATCCAAGTTTTATTTTGATCTTGAACTCGATGAAATCATCATTAGACAAGAAGTAAAGGAAGAAGAAATTAATGGATTGGAAAAACTTAAAAACATTACTGATGCTAATATTCTAATCGTTGATGACTCTGAGGATAATATTAACTTATTGAAGCTCTACTTTAAGCCTTATAAGTTCAATGTAGACTATGCTTATAATGGAAAACAGGCCGCTGATATGTTCAACGTAAAAGCTTATGATGTAGTTGTTATGGATGTTCAGATGCCTGTTATGAATGGATATGATGCGACTAGATTAATTAGAAAGCTCGAAGTCGAGAAGTCTCGAACACCTTGTCACATAATTGCCCTCACCGCTCACGCAATTGCATCAGAGAAAGAAAAGTGCTTTGTGGCCGGTTGCAATGAATATCTGTCTAAGCCAGTCAAGAAACACGAGTTATTTGATGCTCTTTTTATAGGTCTTCAGGGAATAGATTCTCAGTACTTCCAAGATTTAGCTTAA
- a CDS encoding LPP20 family lipoprotein: protein MKYLTLSAFLVIANAFAAPEWTTSLDKNTKLCNAKKEICAVGEGESISFAKINARAEIAKFFSTKIESEFETSLQVVGNDIRESANERVKESTEEVVDGIEIRKTDEDKVNYYALAVLNKSKARKVIRKKVSEIDEKMKALKDEKDQKSIFELESLYVERGLLTSRIVLLSGIEKPSPISFEDILKRKKKLVSGVRVLIQLKEEGSSDVGSIIRQEVSSLGYETVTNSNQATHILSGQFYPEKKFLNVDGFEKYGFILKMNAMDKNKVSKGSLSQEFVAVGRDYGQAYEKAKIEVINYLKQNMKKLSFK from the coding sequence ATGAAATACCTTACTTTAAGTGCGTTCTTGGTTATAGCAAATGCTTTTGCTGCACCTGAATGGACGACATCTCTCGATAAGAATACAAAACTATGTAATGCTAAAAAAGAAATATGCGCTGTCGGCGAAGGTGAAAGTATTAGTTTTGCAAAGATTAATGCCAGAGCTGAAATTGCAAAGTTCTTTTCTACTAAAATTGAATCAGAGTTTGAGACATCTCTTCAAGTTGTTGGGAATGACATCAGAGAGAGTGCAAATGAGCGAGTTAAAGAAAGTACAGAAGAAGTTGTTGATGGAATCGAAATTCGAAAAACAGATGAAGATAAAGTTAATTATTATGCACTAGCTGTTTTGAATAAATCTAAGGCAAGAAAAGTAATTAGAAAAAAAGTTTCAGAGATCGATGAAAAAATGAAGGCACTTAAAGATGAGAAAGACCAGAAAAGTATCTTTGAATTGGAGAGCCTTTATGTAGAACGTGGTTTACTTACAAGTCGGATTGTCTTGTTGTCTGGAATTGAAAAACCATCACCTATTTCGTTTGAAGACATTTTGAAAAGAAAAAAGAAGCTTGTCTCAGGAGTTCGTGTTCTTATTCAGCTGAAAGAGGAAGGATCTTCCGATGTAGGCTCAATTATTAGACAAGAAGTTAGCAGTCTAGGTTATGAAACAGTTACAAACTCAAATCAAGCGACACATATTCTTTCAGGACAATTCTATCCGGAGAAAAAATTTCTAAATGTTGATGGTTTTGAAAAATATGGATTCATCTTGAAAATGAATGCGATGGATAAAAATAAAGTTTCTAAGGGAAGTTTGTCACAGGAGTTTGTTGCCGTCGGCCGTGATTATGGCCAGGCCTACGAAAAAGCAAAAATAGAAGTTATTAATTACTTAAAACAAAATATGAAAAAACTATCGTTTAAATAA
- a CDS encoding XRE family transcriptional regulator, giving the protein MKVTKKHVIKFVLGIKLKQLRKKASLSLKELAEKSGLSASYLNEIEKGKKYPKLEKIQAIADVLNVSSDHLASTKLGKSLHPLTHFVESDLFNKFPAELFGINDQDIYDLMSHSPEKFASFLVAVLELARSYDISPEDVFNSALRSYQESYNNYFVDLENLSLRAREEYSLNEMTLSIEALKKTLIDSYDYIIDETKLSENEETQSVRSYFKIKKNKNYFLLNQNLTTAQKRFVLARELGYCYLGIKRTDERDFTSKLGHFRASYFSGALLMPSHLLVRDLKDVFQNKEFKGELFLGILQKYGLSSEVLMHRLTQILPEYFGLNQLFFLKFTNNFVETPEDYKITSELHLSQMHAPHGQRLKEHYCRRWVTVDLLKGLGDKIKNSNDDQPLLGTQRSTMNGHDADYFCVSIARPSKLKPGSSSCITIGILIDEYFKDQVKFWKDEKVPSKVVSQTCERCTIMDCESRAAKPIHVIENQKRNSSKVVLESIINDL; this is encoded by the coding sequence TTGAAAGTAACAAAAAAACATGTCATTAAGTTTGTTCTAGGAATTAAGTTAAAACAGCTTCGTAAGAAAGCTTCTCTTTCCTTGAAAGAACTTGCTGAGAAGTCGGGATTATCTGCCTCTTATTTAAATGAAATTGAAAAAGGTAAGAAGTACCCAAAACTTGAAAAAATTCAAGCAATCGCAGATGTTCTAAATGTAAGTTCAGATCATCTTGCTTCGACTAAACTAGGAAAGTCTCTTCACCCACTTACTCACTTTGTAGAAAGTGATCTGTTCAATAAGTTTCCAGCTGAATTATTTGGGATTAATGATCAAGATATATATGATCTCATGTCTCACTCCCCTGAAAAATTCGCATCGTTTCTAGTAGCTGTTTTAGAGCTTGCTAGAAGCTATGATATCTCTCCTGAAGATGTCTTTAATTCGGCATTAAGAAGCTATCAGGAAAGCTACAATAATTATTTCGTTGATCTTGAAAACCTCTCTTTAAGAGCTAGAGAAGAGTATTCTCTTAATGAAATGACTCTCTCTATTGAGGCCCTAAAGAAAACTCTTATCGATTCATATGATTACATAATTGACGAGACTAAACTTTCTGAAAATGAAGAGACTCAGTCAGTACGATCGTATTTTAAAATAAAAAAGAATAAAAATTACTTCTTATTAAATCAAAATCTAACGACAGCACAAAAGCGCTTTGTTTTAGCTCGTGAACTTGGATACTGCTATCTTGGTATTAAGAGAACGGATGAAAGAGATTTCACAAGTAAGCTCGGACATTTTAGGGCCTCTTATTTTTCAGGCGCCTTACTTATGCCATCACATTTACTCGTAAGGGATTTAAAAGACGTTTTTCAGAATAAAGAATTTAAGGGTGAACTCTTTTTGGGAATCTTGCAAAAATATGGATTAAGTTCTGAAGTTCTTATGCATAGATTAACGCAAATTCTCCCAGAGTACTTTGGTCTTAATCAGCTCTTCTTTTTAAAGTTTACAAATAACTTCGTTGAAACTCCTGAAGATTATAAAATCACATCAGAACTTCATCTCTCGCAAATGCATGCTCCTCATGGACAAAGATTGAAAGAGCATTATTGTAGAAGATGGGTAACAGTAGACTTGTTGAAAGGTCTTGGTGATAAAATCAAAAACTCTAATGATGACCAACCTCTACTAGGAACGCAACGTTCTACTATGAATGGTCATGATGCAGATTATTTCTGCGTATCAATTGCTAGACCGTCTAAGCTTAAGCCTGGCTCAAGTTCTTGTATTACAATAGGTATTTTAATCGATGAGTATTTCAAGGATCAGGTAAAGTTTTGGAAAGATGAGAAGGTACCTTCAAAAGTTGTCAGTCAAACATGTGAGCGATGTACTATTATGGACTGTGAATCAAGGGCCGCAAAGCCCATTCATGTTATTGAAAATCAGAAAAGAAACTCGAGTAAAGTTGTCTTGGAATCGATTATAAATGACCTCTAA